The proteins below are encoded in one region of bacterium:
- a CDS encoding AAA family ATPase: MTWFDHFQLDQAPFSKAIGDADLWLTQAKKEAVTDIVDAVSERATGVLLVGDSGLGKSCVLRALRHRLAGAPVRLTYCHNATLGRRDFYRQICRAIGLSPKATAAAVFNAVSDYIRELSCEQLHPVFVIDEAHLLHQDVLDHLHILANHEWDSKPLLTLVLAGLPDLWDRMLLRRNRSLWTRIHTRIRLPDPEPGETVEY, from the coding sequence ATGACCTGGTTCGACCACTTCCAGCTCGATCAGGCCCCATTCTCCAAAGCCATCGGCGATGCCGATCTGTGGTTGACGCAGGCCAAGAAGGAGGCGGTGACCGACATCGTTGACGCGGTCAGCGAGCGGGCCACCGGCGTGTTGCTCGTGGGAGACAGCGGACTGGGCAAGAGCTGCGTCCTTCGCGCGCTTCGGCATCGGCTTGCGGGGGCGCCCGTCCGGCTAACCTACTGCCACAACGCGACTCTTGGCCGTCGTGATTTCTATCGGCAGATCTGTCGAGCGATTGGTCTGAGCCCGAAGGCGACGGCCGCGGCGGTGTTCAATGCGGTGTCCGATTACATTCGCGAGCTCAGCTGCGAACAGTTGCATCCGGTGTTCGTGATCGATGAGGCGCACCTGCTGCACCAGGACGTGCTTGACCATCTGCACATCCTCGCGAACCACGAGTGGGATTCGAAGCCCCTGCTCACGCTGGTTCTCGCTGGTCTGCCCGACCTGTGGGATCGCATGCTGCTGCGTCGCAATCGGTCGCTCTGGACGCGGATTCACACTCGAATTCGCCTCCCCGATCCAGAGCCAGGCGAAACGGTCGAGTACG
- a CDS encoding transposase, producing MKDVLAPRSHAEATAVFRAQLVGPLLSRELARGELQAELRRISSQRYRPPGSNVTRCYAVSTLERWYYTYRNKGLEALQPRRRNDAGHARTLTDEQRDLLCNIRRVHPSASAELILRSLVLEGRIEADAVSATTVRRLFRSEGLRRLSRKQQHDHSARRRWQAEYAGQLWHADVCHGPTLKLDGQRVPLRIHAILDDASRYVVALRVCSTEREVEMLELMTRALRRWGAPALLYLDNGSTYSGEMLATACTRLKVSLLHAKPYDPQARGKMERFWRTLRQGCLDHLGRVNRLHDVQVRLLAWLDGHYHQAAHAGLLGRSPGDAWLDRELAPVTEKALNEALTAHGRRRVSRDGTLSVGGVIWETDQGFLAGRQVQVERNLSEPTLPPVIVHEGRSYQLRPVDPVANGKKRRPFKAKPGIDAVEFDPNKVLLDHVFGRSPQGVSQ from the coding sequence ATGAAGGACGTCCTCGCTCCGCGCTCTCATGCGGAAGCCACCGCGGTGTTCCGCGCCCAACTCGTCGGCCCGCTGCTGAGCCGCGAACTGGCACGTGGAGAACTCCAAGCCGAGCTGCGCCGAATCAGTAGCCAGCGCTACCGCCCACCGGGCTCGAATGTGACCCGCTGCTACGCTGTTTCAACGCTCGAACGCTGGTACTACACGTACAGGAACAAGGGGCTGGAGGCGCTACAACCCCGTCGCCGCAACGACGCGGGCCATGCTCGAACGCTCACCGATGAACAGCGTGATCTGCTGTGCAACATCCGGCGCGTCCACCCGAGCGCGTCGGCCGAGCTGATCCTGCGAAGCCTCGTGCTCGAAGGGAGAATCGAGGCGGACGCGGTGTCAGCGACCACCGTCCGACGGTTGTTCAGATCCGAGGGTCTGCGACGGTTGTCTCGAAAGCAGCAACATGATCACTCGGCGCGGCGGCGATGGCAGGCCGAATATGCGGGGCAGCTGTGGCACGCCGACGTTTGCCACGGACCGACGCTCAAACTGGATGGCCAGCGGGTGCCACTGCGCATCCATGCGATTTTGGACGATGCGTCGCGGTACGTGGTCGCGCTGAGGGTCTGCTCGACCGAGCGCGAGGTGGAGATGCTCGAACTGATGACGCGCGCCTTGCGTCGTTGGGGCGCGCCGGCCTTGCTGTACCTCGACAACGGCTCGACGTATTCGGGCGAGATGTTGGCGACCGCATGCACTCGCCTGAAGGTCTCCTTGCTGCACGCCAAGCCGTACGATCCGCAGGCTCGGGGCAAGATGGAGCGCTTCTGGCGAACGCTGCGCCAAGGATGCCTCGACCATCTTGGCCGGGTGAATCGGCTACACGACGTGCAAGTGCGTCTGCTGGCGTGGTTGGACGGTCACTATCATCAGGCGGCCCACGCGGGGTTGTTGGGTCGAAGCCCGGGCGATGCCTGGCTTGACCGTGAACTGGCGCCCGTTACCGAGAAGGCGCTCAACGAGGCGCTGACTGCCCACGGGCGCCGGCGAGTCAGTCGTGACGGCACTTTGAGCGTGGGCGGCGTGATCTGGGAGACTGACCAAGGCTTCCTCGCCGGCAGGCAAGTGCAGGTCGAGCGCAACCTCTCGGAGCCTACGCTGCCACCCGTGATTGTGCACGAGGGCCGGTCGTACCAGCTTCGCCCGGTCGACCCGGTCGCCAACGGCAAGAAGCGCCGTCCGTTCAAGGCGAAGCCGGGCATCGACGCGGTGGAGTTCGATCCCAACAAGGTGCTGCTCGACCATGTCTTTGGCCGTTCACCGCAGGGAGTGTCGCAATGA